In Actinoplanes sp. NBC_00393, a single genomic region encodes these proteins:
- a CDS encoding glycoside hydrolase family 32 protein — MEPAPRVSGLRPRLHFTPRAGRVGDLFGVLTTAGQYHVYYEHHPDDGGVAGWGFATSDDLVIWTEQQVVPPPAEPHCGAVVAGPGGPVLFFARTDGVVLRAGWGTGPAEPIIAGPPDGMAGLCDPYVFPAADGWRMLLGARRSGEAGAVLQYRSDDLLTWTYDGILISGSPWGCPRLFALDGAWVLMVTEGAEETYAIGSYDGRGFTAQSWGVFGRGRLGPAATFLDAAGRRCALAQLGEDAAPPGSAWAGTFSLPWILSVRGERLIASPHPHLDHYLINGQTGLSAFGGEVRDQGELILRMPAGGETLVLTDADIVEVTVEGVSGLGAARRPAPGPAGVRVGRFAGGAGGNSMGHAWT; from the coding sequence ATGGAACCCGCACCGCGCGTTTCGGGCCTGCGGCCCCGCCTGCATTTCACCCCGCGCGCCGGCCGGGTCGGCGACCTGTTCGGCGTCCTGACCACCGCCGGGCAGTATCACGTCTACTACGAGCACCACCCGGACGACGGCGGGGTTGCCGGCTGGGGGTTCGCCACCTCCGACGACCTGGTGATCTGGACCGAGCAGCAGGTCGTGCCGCCGCCCGCGGAACCGCATTGCGGCGCCGTCGTGGCGGGGCCGGGCGGGCCGGTGCTGTTCTTCGCGCGTACCGATGGGGTGGTGTTGCGGGCCGGCTGGGGCACCGGCCCGGCCGAGCCGATCATCGCCGGCCCGCCGGACGGCATGGCCGGGTTGTGCGATCCCTACGTCTTCCCGGCCGCGGACGGCTGGCGCATGCTGCTCGGCGCGCGGCGCAGCGGAGAGGCCGGCGCGGTGCTGCAGTACCGCTCCGACGACCTGCTGACCTGGACCTACGACGGCATCCTGATCTCCGGCTCGCCGTGGGGCTGCCCGCGGCTGTTCGCCCTGGACGGCGCGTGGGTGCTGATGGTCACCGAGGGCGCCGAGGAGACGTACGCCATCGGCTCCTATGACGGCCGCGGCTTCACCGCCCAGAGTTGGGGAGTGTTCGGCCGGGGCCGGCTCGGCCCCGCCGCGACCTTCCTGGATGCCGCCGGGCGCCGCTGCGCGCTTGCTCAGCTCGGCGAGGATGCGGCCCCGCCCGGGTCGGCCTGGGCGGGAACATTCAGCCTGCCATGGATTCTTTCGGTACGCGGTGAGCGCTTGATCGCCAGTCCGCATCCGCACCTCGACCACTACCTGATCAACGGGCAGACCGGTCTGTCGGCGTTCGGGGGAGAGGTACGCGACCAGGGTGAACTGATCCTGCGGATGCCCGCCGGTGGGGAGACCCTGGTGCTCACCGACGCCGACATCGTCGAGGTGACCGTCGAGGGGGTGAGCGGTCTCGGCGCGGCCCGCCGTCCCGCCCCGGGCCCGGCCGGCGTACGGGTGGGCCGGTTTGCCGGTGGGGCGGGCGGGAACTCCATGGGGCATGCCTGGACGTGA
- a CDS encoding ChaB family protein, protein MPGRDELPETLKRSPKKAQDTFVKTHDSAVEQYGEGERAHRTAFSAVKHSFEKVGDHWEPKQEKGPSDAKAAGGRDTSAPTAGGVDANASKEHLLGLAKRLDISGRSRMTKPELVEAIQKANDRETRRARG, encoded by the coding sequence ATGCCTGGACGTGACGAACTGCCGGAAACCCTGAAGCGGTCGCCGAAGAAGGCGCAGGACACCTTCGTCAAGACCCACGACTCCGCGGTCGAGCAGTACGGCGAGGGTGAACGCGCCCACCGCACCGCGTTCTCGGCCGTGAAGCACTCGTTCGAGAAGGTCGGCGACCACTGGGAACCGAAACAGGAGAAGGGGCCCAGCGACGCCAAGGCCGCCGGTGGCCGGGACACGAGCGCGCCGACGGCGGGCGGCGTGGACGCCAACGCCAGCAAGGAGCACTTGCTGGGTCTGGCGAAACGGCTGGACATCTCGGGCCGGTCCAGGATGACCAAGCCTGAGCTGGTCGAGGCGATCCAGAAGGCCAACGACCGGGAGACGCGGCGCGCCCGTGGCTGA
- a CDS encoding MerR family transcriptional regulator: MVPYTPGEAAGRIGVSIDTIRYYEKIGLMHGIRRDSGGRRVFSDDDLSRLGLLRCLRDSGMPIARLRRFAELLQGGDDTAEQRTALLEEHDREIDDKVAQLRLEQERVREKIKWYRSVSIVHDGGDRVGDPR, encoded by the coding sequence ATCGTGCCGTACACGCCTGGTGAAGCGGCGGGCCGGATCGGCGTCAGCATCGACACGATCCGCTACTACGAGAAGATCGGACTGATGCACGGCATCCGGCGCGACTCCGGCGGGCGGCGGGTGTTCTCCGACGACGACCTGTCCCGGCTCGGGCTGCTGCGCTGCCTGCGGGACTCGGGCATGCCGATCGCCCGGCTGCGCCGGTTCGCCGAGCTGCTGCAGGGCGGCGACGACACCGCCGAACAGCGGACCGCCCTGCTCGAGGAACACGACCGGGAGATCGACGACAAGGTCGCCCAGTTGCGCCTCGAGCAGGAACGCGTCCGCGAAAAGATCAAGTGGTATCGCTCGGTGAGTATTGTTCACGACGGTGGAGACCGGGTCGGCGACCCGCGCTGA
- a CDS encoding sensor histidine kinase: protein MRFWTGVVTAVVPGLGAAAVSAAGLGLVLAVMNGRSGADLVRSNLANNVVLAVGYAVVAVLVLRAAARHRLGWVFLVVALLNAGTVLGTEWAVYTFTTRPGALPWGGPAAWLGSYLWWPAFLLQVGAIPLLYPDGQLPSRRWRPVGILAAAAMSVAVVAAAVWTDLLTDSFPGRGNPLARHWLPVDLPSDLAVTGLLISAGCGLAGIAAIAVRMRRSSGPERGRLAWFLAAMVPLIVVLTLVPNQWATLAAVAFIPVALGVAMVRHGLYDGDRVLNRTLVYTVLTALIVAVFATFVGWLGNSLGGNGTGAVAAAVVVALGLDPARRSVQHGVDRLLYGRRPDSYAALIDFGHRLTDAVTPHEVLPDIVHAVAVTMRLPYVAVHLGDDQLPAAGHGTAPATTVDLRLWHAGRPVGSLVVGVRAGRDSLDPVDQRLLDDVLPHLGAAVHAARLTDDLRRSHARLAFARDQERHRIRRDLHDGLGPTLAGLALGLGAARRSVAGRPETARLLAELHDEVQQCLVDVRWLVAQMHPTPPTGVGLLEALRQHAFTVSERSGAALTVTVRGPEVLPALLPETELAAYRIAMVAITNVARHARAGHCRVEVGAGAECIELLIEDDGVGIENAGSRVTPGLGLRSMLERAQELGGDLRIRPRPGGGTTVTTALPLGRP, encoded by the coding sequence GTGCGGTTCTGGACCGGCGTCGTCACCGCGGTCGTTCCCGGCCTGGGAGCGGCCGCGGTGAGCGCCGCCGGTCTGGGTCTGGTGCTGGCGGTGATGAACGGCCGCAGTGGCGCGGACCTGGTCCGGAGCAACCTGGCCAACAACGTGGTTCTGGCGGTGGGCTACGCCGTGGTGGCGGTCCTGGTGCTCCGGGCGGCCGCCCGCCACCGGCTCGGATGGGTGTTCCTCGTGGTGGCGCTGCTGAACGCGGGAACTGTGCTGGGCACCGAATGGGCGGTGTACACGTTCACCACCCGGCCCGGCGCGCTGCCGTGGGGCGGACCGGCGGCCTGGCTCGGTTCGTACCTGTGGTGGCCGGCGTTCCTTCTGCAGGTCGGCGCGATCCCGCTGCTCTACCCCGACGGGCAGCTGCCGTCGCGGCGCTGGCGGCCGGTCGGAATCCTCGCCGCGGCCGCCATGTCGGTGGCCGTGGTCGCCGCCGCCGTCTGGACGGACCTGCTCACCGACTCGTTTCCCGGCCGTGGCAATCCGCTGGCCCGGCACTGGTTGCCGGTCGACCTGCCGAGCGACCTGGCGGTCACCGGTCTGCTGATCAGCGCGGGCTGCGGGCTTGCCGGGATCGCTGCGATCGCGGTGCGGATGCGACGCTCGAGCGGGCCCGAGCGCGGGCGCCTCGCCTGGTTCCTGGCGGCCATGGTGCCGCTGATCGTCGTCCTCACGCTCGTGCCGAATCAGTGGGCGACCCTGGCCGCGGTGGCGTTCATCCCGGTCGCGCTCGGCGTCGCGATGGTGCGCCACGGCCTGTACGACGGCGACCGGGTGCTGAACCGGACGCTGGTGTACACCGTTCTGACCGCCCTGATCGTCGCGGTGTTCGCGACCTTCGTGGGGTGGCTCGGCAACAGCCTGGGTGGCAACGGGACCGGAGCGGTGGCCGCGGCGGTGGTGGTGGCCCTCGGGCTCGATCCGGCCCGGCGATCGGTGCAGCACGGCGTCGACCGTCTGCTGTACGGCCGCCGGCCGGACTCCTACGCCGCGCTCATCGACTTCGGGCACCGGTTGACCGATGCGGTCACCCCGCACGAGGTACTGCCCGACATCGTGCACGCGGTTGCGGTCACTATGCGGCTGCCGTACGTCGCGGTGCACCTCGGTGACGACCAACTGCCGGCGGCCGGACACGGAACGGCGCCGGCCACCACGGTGGATCTGCGGTTGTGGCACGCCGGCCGGCCGGTCGGATCGCTCGTCGTCGGCGTACGGGCCGGGCGCGACAGTCTGGACCCGGTCGACCAGCGGCTGCTGGACGACGTCCTGCCGCACCTGGGCGCCGCCGTGCACGCCGCCCGGCTCACCGACGATCTGCGCCGGTCGCATGCCCGGCTGGCGTTCGCCCGCGACCAGGAACGGCATCGCATCCGCCGGGATCTGCACGACGGGCTGGGACCCACGCTCGCGGGCCTGGCCCTGGGGCTGGGCGCGGCACGGCGCTCGGTGGCCGGCCGGCCGGAGACCGCGCGGCTGCTGGCCGAACTGCACGACGAGGTCCAGCAGTGCCTGGTGGACGTCCGCTGGCTGGTCGCGCAGATGCATCCGACGCCGCCGACCGGGGTCGGCCTGCTCGAAGCGTTGCGCCAGCACGCCTTCACGGTCTCGGAACGCAGCGGCGCGGCGCTCACCGTCACCGTCCGCGGGCCGGAGGTCCTTCCGGCGCTGCTTCCGGAGACCGAACTCGCGGCGTACCGGATCGCGATGGTGGCGATCACCAACGTGGCCCGGCACGCCCGGGCCGGGCACTGCCGGGTCGAGGTCGGCGCCGGCGCGGAGTGCATCGAGCTCTTGATCGAGGACGACGGCGTCGGCATCGAGAACGCCGGTAGCCGGGTCACGCCCGGGCTGGGACTGCGCTCCATGCTGGAACGGGCCCAGGAACTGGGCGGTGACCTTCGGATCAGGCCGAGACCGGGCGGCGGCACCACGGTGACCACGGCCCTGCCTCTCGGGAGGCCATGA
- a CDS encoding FMN-binding glutamate synthase family protein, whose translation MKRGIRAAAAAAASAVAAVAVRDLMQRNHALLRNFPVIGHGRYLIEAIGPELRQYVVAGNNEERPFTRDQRRWVYASAKMENNYFGFGTDNDIEYTAGYPIIKHKTFGRAVPRSNPSAGYEAYVPCAKVLGAARGRRHAFRPESVVNISGMSFGSLSGAAVEALNRGAALAGCLHNTGEGALSPYHRRGGDLIFQIGTSYFGCRDEQGRFDLQRLKDLVASAPVRALEIKLSQGAKPSLGGLLPGAKVSAEIAATRGIPEGVDCVSPSRHAEFHDTDSLLDWIELLAAETGLPVGIKSAVGDLGFWDELITLMATTGRGPDFVTIDGGEGGTGAAPLIFTDTVSLPFQVGFARVYRMFAERNLHEQVVFVGAGKLGLPDNAVVAFALGCDMVNVAREAMLAIGCIQAQKCHTDTCPTGVATQNRWLTRGLDPTLKSVRAANYIKTLRRDLLKVAEACGVEHPGLIDTGSVEILDGRTAATALDEVYGYRAGWGLPSAADQKAIAELMTATEPQGSTAPPSATRVG comes from the coding sequence ATGAAACGTGGAATCCGGGCGGCCGCGGCAGCCGCCGCCTCGGCCGTGGCCGCCGTCGCCGTACGGGACCTGATGCAGCGCAACCACGCCCTGCTGCGCAACTTCCCGGTCATCGGGCACGGCCGCTACCTGATCGAGGCGATCGGGCCGGAACTGCGCCAGTACGTCGTCGCCGGCAACAACGAGGAGCGCCCGTTCACCCGTGACCAGCGGCGATGGGTCTACGCGTCGGCGAAGATGGAGAACAACTACTTCGGGTTCGGCACCGACAACGACATCGAGTACACCGCCGGATACCCGATCATCAAGCACAAGACGTTCGGGCGGGCGGTGCCGCGTTCGAACCCGTCGGCCGGCTACGAGGCGTACGTGCCGTGTGCCAAAGTGCTCGGCGCGGCCCGCGGGCGGCGGCACGCGTTCCGGCCCGAGTCGGTCGTCAACATCTCCGGCATGAGCTTCGGATCGCTCTCCGGTGCGGCCGTCGAAGCTCTGAACCGGGGCGCGGCGCTGGCCGGCTGCCTGCACAACACGGGTGAGGGGGCGCTTTCGCCGTACCATCGCCGTGGTGGTGATCTGATCTTTCAGATCGGGACGTCGTACTTCGGCTGCCGCGACGAGCAGGGACGCTTCGACCTGCAACGGCTCAAGGACCTGGTGGCCTCCGCCCCGGTCCGGGCCCTGGAGATCAAACTCAGTCAGGGCGCCAAGCCCAGCCTCGGCGGGCTGCTGCCCGGCGCCAAGGTCTCCGCCGAGATCGCCGCCACCCGCGGCATCCCCGAAGGCGTGGACTGCGTCAGCCCGTCCCGGCACGCCGAGTTCCACGACACCGACAGCCTGCTCGACTGGATCGAACTGCTCGCCGCCGAGACCGGCCTGCCGGTCGGCATCAAATCAGCCGTCGGCGACCTGGGCTTCTGGGACGAGCTGATCACCCTGATGGCCACCACCGGCCGCGGCCCCGACTTCGTGACCATCGACGGCGGCGAAGGCGGCACCGGCGCGGCGCCGCTGATCTTCACCGACACCGTGTCGCTGCCGTTCCAGGTCGGCTTCGCCCGCGTCTACCGGATGTTCGCCGAACGCAACCTGCACGAACAGGTCGTCTTCGTCGGCGCCGGCAAACTCGGCCTGCCGGACAACGCGGTCGTCGCCTTCGCCCTCGGCTGCGACATGGTCAACGTCGCCCGCGAGGCGATGCTCGCGATCGGTTGCATCCAGGCGCAGAAATGCCACACCGACACCTGCCCGACCGGCGTGGCCACCCAGAACCGCTGGCTCACCCGCGGCCTCGACCCCACCCTGAAATCGGTACGTGCCGCCAACTACATCAAGACGCTGCGTCGCGACCTGCTCAAAGTCGCCGAAGCCTGCGGCGTCGAACACCCCGGGCTGATCGACACCGGCTCGGTGGAGATCCTCGACGGGCGTACCGCGGCGACCGCCCTCGACGAGGTCTACGGCTACCGCGCCGGCTGGGGCCTGCCGTCCGCCGCCGACCAGAAGGCCATCGCCGAACTGATGACCGCCACCGAACCCCAGGGCAGTACCGCACCGCCCTCCGCCACGCGGGTGGGATAG
- a CDS encoding aldo/keto reductase produces MATEISIVLGALAFGTRVDEAQSFDLLDQFTGLGGEWIDTANNYSWWLHDSGLGGQGETVIGNWLAKRPGMRERIRLSTKGGAEPTVPNGYPEHIEGLSGPALRNALAGSLERLQVESVDLYWAHVEDRSVSLEETVETLGGFVADGRVARLGASNHPAWRVAQARAIAAQRGLAGYSAMQLRWSYLQPLPGAALPQSGHVHASPETFDYVASTEGMRLWAYNTLIDGGYTRADRPLPEAYAHPGTARRLAVLDEVVAETGATRNQVVLAWIAGGPVPVSPIVGVTTAAQISEALGARDVRLTAGQRARLDAAA; encoded by the coding sequence ATGGCAACGGAGATTTCGATCGTCCTCGGCGCGCTGGCCTTCGGCACCCGGGTGGACGAGGCACAGTCGTTCGATCTGCTCGACCAGTTCACCGGGCTCGGCGGGGAGTGGATCGACACGGCGAACAACTACAGCTGGTGGCTGCATGACAGCGGCCTCGGCGGGCAGGGCGAGACGGTCATCGGCAACTGGCTGGCCAAGCGGCCCGGCATGCGGGAGCGGATCCGGCTGAGCACCAAGGGCGGCGCGGAGCCGACCGTCCCGAACGGGTACCCGGAACACATCGAGGGACTGTCCGGGCCGGCGCTGCGCAACGCGCTGGCCGGCAGCCTGGAGCGGCTGCAGGTGGAGTCGGTGGATCTGTACTGGGCGCACGTCGAGGACCGGTCGGTGTCGCTGGAGGAGACGGTGGAGACGCTCGGCGGGTTCGTCGCGGACGGGCGGGTGGCGCGGCTGGGCGCGTCGAACCACCCGGCGTGGCGGGTCGCGCAGGCCCGGGCGATCGCCGCGCAGCGGGGGCTGGCCGGGTACTCGGCGATGCAGCTGCGCTGGTCGTACCTGCAGCCGTTGCCGGGGGCGGCGCTGCCGCAGAGCGGGCACGTGCACGCGTCGCCGGAGACGTTCGACTACGTGGCGTCCACCGAGGGGATGCGGCTGTGGGCGTACAACACGCTGATCGACGGCGGGTACACCCGGGCGGACCGGCCGCTGCCGGAGGCGTACGCCCATCCCGGCACCGCCCGGCGCCTGGCGGTGCTGGACGAGGTGGTTGCGGAGACCGGCGCGACCCGCAACCAGGTGGTGCTGGCGTGGATCGCCGGCGGGCCGGTGCCGGTGTCGCCGATCGTGGGGGTGACCACGGCCGCCCAGATCAGCGAGGCGCTCGGTGCCCGCGACGTGCGGCTCACCGCCGGGCAGCGGGCCCGGCTGGACGCCGCGGCGTAG
- a CDS encoding response regulator transcription factor produces the protein MMTIRVLIADDHPVFRRGLRAALGAAADIEVAGEAVDGPSAVTAAVELAVDVVLMDLHVPGTTGIDATRELALRAPGVAVLVLTMLDNDESLFTAMRAGARGYLVKGADEARIIRSIRAVVAGDLLLGPGVAERALAYFARSASGHRAARPFPELTDREVEVLELIAEGLPNNAIALRLHLSAKTVRNHVSAVFAKLHVEHRSEAIVRARRAGLGKVSLE, from the coding sequence ATGATGACCATCCGTGTGCTGATCGCCGACGACCATCCGGTGTTCCGGCGTGGCCTGCGAGCCGCGCTGGGCGCCGCGGCGGACATCGAGGTGGCCGGCGAAGCCGTCGACGGCCCGTCCGCGGTGACCGCCGCCGTGGAACTGGCGGTCGACGTGGTGCTGATGGATCTGCACGTGCCCGGCACGACCGGTATCGACGCGACGCGGGAGCTGGCGCTCCGGGCACCCGGCGTCGCGGTGCTCGTACTCACCATGCTGGACAACGACGAGTCCCTGTTCACCGCCATGCGGGCCGGGGCCCGCGGCTATCTGGTGAAGGGCGCCGACGAGGCGCGCATCATCCGGTCGATCCGCGCGGTCGTGGCCGGCGACCTGCTGCTGGGCCCCGGCGTCGCCGAACGGGCGCTGGCGTACTTCGCCAGGTCTGCGTCCGGGCACCGCGCGGCACGCCCGTTCCCCGAGCTCACCGATCGGGAGGTGGAGGTTCTGGAGCTGATCGCCGAAGGGCTCCCGAACAACGCCATCGCGCTGCGGCTGCACCTGTCGGCCAAGACGGTCCGCAACCATGTGTCGGCCGTGTTCGCCAAACTTCACGTCGAGCACCGGTCGGAAGCGATTGTCCGGGCCCGGCGGGCCGGCCTCGGTAAAGTTTCCTTGGAATAG
- a CDS encoding MFS transporter, giving the protein MPRRYLILAICCLSLLIISLDATIVNIALPAIRDDLDTTVSGLQWTLDAYTLVLASLLVLAGSVADRIGRRRVFQAGLAVFTVGSLLCSVAPSLGWLIVFRMVQAVGGSMLNPVAMSIITNTFTDPRERARAIGVWGAVTGFSMALGPVAGGVLVHSFGWESIFWINVPVGIAAFLLAWRFIPESRAGHARRLDPGGQVLVFTLLASVTYGIIEGPAAGWTSPEILGCFGLGAAALGGLLWWEPRRAEPLIELGLFRRRPFAGATLIAVCAFAALGGFLFLNTLYLQEIRGLTALQAGLYTLPMAVMTIIASPISGRLVASRGTRLPLTIAGTAMAAGLLPMTWAGAATPAWQLFAGYLVFGFGFGMVNTPITNTAVSGMPRDRAGVAAAIASTSRQVGTALGVAVIGAVVASATTGAVAANSQHAAWWILCGLGLAVLALGRISTAPQAKTPPRYAEKLPS; this is encoded by the coding sequence GTGCCCCGCCGCTATCTGATCCTCGCGATCTGCTGCCTCAGCCTGCTGATCATCAGCCTGGACGCGACGATCGTGAACATCGCGCTGCCCGCGATCCGTGACGACCTGGACACCACGGTTTCCGGGCTGCAGTGGACGCTCGACGCGTACACCCTCGTCCTGGCCAGCCTGCTGGTCCTGGCCGGCTCGGTCGCCGACCGCATCGGCCGGCGCCGGGTCTTCCAGGCCGGCCTCGCAGTGTTCACCGTCGGCTCCCTACTCTGCAGCGTGGCCCCGAGCCTCGGCTGGCTGATCGTTTTCCGCATGGTCCAGGCTGTCGGCGGCTCCATGCTCAACCCGGTCGCCATGTCGATCATCACGAACACCTTCACCGACCCCCGCGAACGTGCCCGCGCCATCGGCGTCTGGGGCGCGGTCACCGGCTTCAGCATGGCCCTCGGCCCGGTCGCCGGCGGCGTGCTCGTGCACTCCTTCGGCTGGGAGTCGATCTTCTGGATCAACGTGCCGGTCGGGATCGCCGCCTTCCTGCTGGCCTGGCGCTTCATCCCCGAGTCCCGCGCCGGACACGCGCGCCGGCTCGACCCCGGCGGCCAGGTGCTGGTGTTCACGCTGCTCGCCTCAGTCACGTACGGAATCATCGAAGGCCCCGCCGCCGGCTGGACCTCGCCGGAAATCCTCGGCTGCTTCGGCCTCGGCGCGGCCGCCCTCGGCGGCCTCCTCTGGTGGGAGCCGCGCCGCGCCGAACCCCTGATCGAACTCGGACTCTTCCGCCGCCGCCCATTCGCCGGCGCCACCCTCATCGCGGTGTGCGCGTTCGCCGCGCTCGGCGGCTTTCTCTTCCTGAACACCCTCTACCTGCAGGAGATCCGCGGCCTGACCGCCCTGCAGGCCGGCCTCTACACGCTGCCGATGGCCGTGATGACCATCATCGCGTCACCGATCTCCGGCCGGCTGGTCGCCTCCCGCGGCACCCGCCTCCCCCTCACCATCGCCGGCACCGCGATGGCCGCCGGCCTGCTGCCGATGACGTGGGCGGGTGCTGCCACACCGGCCTGGCAGCTGTTCGCCGGCTACCTGGTCTTCGGGTTCGGCTTCGGCATGGTCAACACGCCGATCACCAACACAGCGGTCTCCGGCATGCCGCGCGACCGCGCCGGCGTCGCCGCCGCGATCGCCTCCACAAGCCGCCAGGTAGGCACGGCGCTGGGCGTGGCGGTCATCGGCGCCGTCGTGGCTTCCGCCACCACCGGCGCTGTCGCTGCAAACTCGCAGCACGCCGCCTGGTGGATCCTGTGCGGCCTGGGCTTGGCGGTGCTCGCGCTGGGCCGCATCAGCACGGCCCCACAGGCCAAAACCCCTCCCCGGTACGCCGAAAAGCTCCCCTCTTAA
- the glgX gene encoding glycogen debranching protein GlgX yields the protein MHIWPGNPYPLGATYDGGGTNFALFSEAAHRVELCLFDDDGNETRIDLPEREALVWHGYLPRVVPGQRYGYRVHGPYDPSQGLRCNPNKLLLDPYAKAIEGDYRWDEALFSYRFGDPHSYNDADSAPFAPRSVVINPYFDWGNDRPLKIPMYETVIYEAHVKGMTIQHPDIPEDVRGTYSGLAHPVMIKYLKRLGVTAVELMPVHQFVHDSGLIEKGLSNYWGYNTIGFFAPHNGYASFAGGGGQVQEFKAMVKALHQAGIEVILDVVYNHTAEGNHLGPTLSMRGIDNPAYYRLVDEDRSYYYDTTGTGNSLNVRHHESLRLIMDSLRYWVTEMHVDGFRFDLASALAREFHEVDRLAAFFDLVNQDPVVSQVKLIAEPWDVGDGGYQVGGFPPNWTEWNGKYRDSVRDFWRGEPSSLGEFASRFTGSSDLYQDDGRRPIASINFVTAHDGFTMHDLVSYNEKHNDANGEGNRDGESHNRSWNCGVEGPSEDPDIVTLRERQKRNFLATLLLSQGVPMIVHGDELGRTQQGNNNVYCQDNELSWVDWQEARNYDVLTGFVHRLLKLRAEHPIFRRRRFFTGEPAGDSKLPDIAWLRRDGEVMTEADWNTRSGMTMTVFLNGHGIPERDALGEEIQDDSFLLLFNPLDEDVSFTLPGRDYGRTWEIAANTADPLLATRRKTFKAGTQISVLRHSLAVLRCRY from the coding sequence ATGCATATCTGGCCGGGCAACCCCTACCCGCTGGGTGCCACGTACGACGGCGGCGGAACCAACTTCGCTCTCTTCTCCGAAGCGGCGCACCGGGTCGAACTGTGCCTGTTCGACGACGACGGGAATGAGACCCGTATCGACCTGCCGGAACGGGAGGCCCTGGTCTGGCACGGCTATCTGCCCCGCGTGGTGCCGGGCCAGCGGTACGGCTACCGGGTGCACGGCCCTTACGACCCGTCCCAGGGCTTGCGGTGCAATCCGAACAAGTTGCTGCTCGACCCGTACGCGAAGGCGATCGAGGGTGACTACCGGTGGGACGAGGCGCTGTTCTCGTACCGGTTCGGGGATCCGCATTCCTACAACGACGCCGACTCGGCCCCGTTCGCGCCGCGCTCCGTGGTGATCAACCCGTATTTCGACTGGGGCAACGACCGGCCGCTGAAGATCCCGATGTACGAGACGGTGATCTACGAGGCGCACGTCAAGGGGATGACGATCCAGCATCCGGACATCCCCGAAGACGTGCGGGGGACGTACTCCGGGCTGGCCCACCCCGTGATGATCAAGTACCTGAAGCGGTTGGGGGTGACCGCGGTCGAGTTGATGCCGGTGCACCAGTTCGTGCACGACAGCGGCCTGATCGAGAAGGGCCTGTCCAACTACTGGGGTTACAACACGATCGGGTTCTTCGCGCCGCACAACGGTTACGCGTCGTTCGCCGGCGGTGGCGGGCAGGTGCAGGAGTTCAAGGCGATGGTGAAGGCGCTGCACCAGGCCGGCATCGAGGTGATCCTGGACGTCGTCTACAACCACACTGCCGAGGGCAACCACCTGGGCCCGACCCTGTCGATGCGCGGGATCGACAACCCGGCCTATTACCGTCTGGTCGACGAGGACCGGTCCTATTACTACGACACGACGGGCACCGGGAACAGTCTGAATGTGCGCCACCACGAGTCGCTGCGGCTGATCATGGACTCGCTGCGCTACTGGGTGACCGAGATGCACGTCGACGGTTTCCGCTTCGACCTGGCCTCCGCGCTGGCCCGCGAGTTCCACGAGGTGGACCGGCTCGCCGCCTTCTTCGACCTGGTCAACCAGGACCCGGTCGTCTCCCAGGTGAAGCTGATCGCCGAGCCGTGGGACGTGGGCGACGGTGGCTACCAGGTCGGCGGCTTCCCGCCGAACTGGACGGAATGGAACGGCAAATACCGGGATTCGGTACGCGATTTCTGGCGCGGCGAGCCCTCCAGCCTCGGCGAATTCGCGTCGCGGTTCACCGGCAGCTCCGACCTGTATCAGGACGACGGCCGGCGGCCGATCGCGTCGATCAACTTCGTCACCGCGCACGACGGTTTCACGATGCACGACCTGGTGTCGTACAACGAGAAGCACAACGACGCGAACGGCGAGGGTAACCGCGACGGCGAGAGCCACAACCGGTCGTGGAACTGCGGCGTCGAAGGCCCCAGCGAGGATCCCGACATCGTCACGCTGCGCGAGCGGCAGAAGCGCAACTTCCTGGCCACGCTGCTGCTCAGCCAGGGTGTCCCGATGATCGTGCACGGCGACGAGCTGGGCCGCACTCAGCAGGGCAACAACAACGTGTACTGCCAGGACAACGAGCTCAGTTGGGTGGACTGGCAGGAGGCCCGCAACTACGACGTGCTGACCGGGTTCGTGCACCGGCTGCTCAAGCTGCGGGCCGAACACCCGATCTTCCGCCGCCGCCGGTTCTTCACGGGGGAGCCGGCCGGTGACTCCAAGCTGCCGGACATCGCCTGGCTGCGCCGTGACGGCGAGGTGATGACCGAGGCGGACTGGAACACCCGCAGCGGGATGACCATGACCGTCTTCCTGAACGGGCACGGCATCCCGGAACGCGACGCCCTCGGCGAGGAGATCCAGGACGACTCGTTCCTGCTGCTGTTCAACCCGCTCGACGAGGACGTGTCGTTCACGCTGCCGGGCCGCGACTACGGCCGTACCTGGGAGATCGCGGCGAACACCGCGGATCCGCTGCTGGCGACCCGGCGCAAGACCTTCAAGGCGGGCACGCAGATCTCAGTGCTGCGCCACAGCCTCGCTGTCCTGAGGTGCCGTTACTGA